A region from the Aphis gossypii isolate Hap1 chromosome 1, ASM2018417v2, whole genome shotgun sequence genome encodes:
- the LOC114125992 gene encoding diacylglycerol kinase eta-like, with protein sequence MEDWMAALKVTASRDILNQPIGVDLNDFLSGNHSWHTTSHARPTYCNICREQLSGVTSHGYSCEVCKCKVHKRCVDKAISNCKWTTLASVGKDIIEDKQGNILMIHQWMEGNLPVSSKCAVCDKTCGSVLRLQDWRCLWCKATVHTACRPKHTIKCPLGSNRLSVVPPTAIHSVGSDDSLEAIQPHGCSPLLVFVNSKSGDNQGIKFLRRFKQILNPAQVFDLIGNGPGPGLRLFRHFNPFRVLVCSGDGSVGWVLSEIDRLNMQVQCHVGVLPLGTGNDLARVLGWGASCDDDAHLPQIMDKYERASTKILDRWSIMVYERSIDIGSGTKLTMNSGVQEGISLESAISTYYNYIMSNLNIILQTDEHEIIVNTAKVLCGTIKDFIVCISEISNVIGNTEFNDMRQDLKYKLDKFLKLLQKEEFKITYQTKIETVHNNDLNEENMQINIDKLTNNNEKDTENKAIKKMYKKKLLERANSLKKSVTKLIEHSGKTTFPSTISTTLPTSQLLSPSIDNNLNLQQLTPTSIANPISISPLPMLRRESSCSTELNIESLPAPVEFSDCRQEIVLDDQNAVMSEEDTSTYQTSQYDDLNSYCQIYETDKLKNEYKDQICESLKTYPAFKISEEESLGNICHIDSSEASDEIPDSYKMCDNKCQASSSRYSFRQACRGPFSRHQPKFNFGVNECMESDVDVSNLISSSPEDEESDDFRKELIFVENSSKKCSIAHFIEGNDIARRSIKCRHLNKTYSDMEAEIELGFKNITKEPEKCSVNVGLEVPNESKFDPHKNEINVRIQGSNCNLSTNGDNSYLLQDTKPVSDVFDAAAAAVDDDDDDDDDDDELHSFKGLKRSQTMAGPAVVINPPSPQNFSPNKLCDVEESHLDCRRNSFDSCRRLSAASPIMLNASPLRSSHRISSSTALNNRNPSPTPCSVHNYTSFKRNKHLPIINPLVTLPTWPNVTESSLISQVLLANADALCAPAVPLMDPDETLLEGFFEKCIMNNYFGIGIDAKISLDFHHKREEHPEKCRSRTRNYMWYGVLGSKQWLQKTYKNLDQRVQLECDGQRIPLPSLQGIVILNIPSFMGGTNFWGGTKEDRVFLAPSIDDRILEVVAVFGTIQMAASRLINLQHHRIAQCTTVQINIMGDEGVPIQVDGEAWVQPPGMIRIIHKNRMKMLCRNKALELSLKSWEEKQKQIKHQSKRAHSQSLCRFTPLSQDEWTILNEFLEATKNLIELIREILLKQKLFKGDDVKKLTDITNDNVKKISIIEHETKEKELRSVATDIVLSTKCLHEETLTMIRNAGNVFDGKFVVKLSLAFNKLEIEFKKCLISSKDSEGDYDSSSCYVYFLNNTYESDKLCRKGQFWQKLWKTNVISSKPLSQDISNWSIVEVGIWLESVQLGEYIEVFANNDIRGKELLNLSRRDLKEIGMTKVGHLKRILMAVKELGTIHENH encoded by the exons AATGGATGGAAGGAAATTTACCTGTTTCTTCCAAATGTGCAGTCTGTGATAAAACTTGTGGATCAGTTTTAAG GCTTCAAGACTGGAGATGTTTATGGTGCAAAGCAACAGTACATACTGCATGTCGCCCtaaacatacaattaaatGTCCACTGGGATCCAATAGATTAAGTGTTGTGCCACCTACAGCTATACATTCTGTTG GTAGTGATGATTCTTTAGAAGCAATCCAACCCCATGGATGTTCTCCATTATTGGTATTTGTCAATTCTAAGTCTGGTGACAATCAAGGTATAAAATTTCTTAGACGgttcaaacaaatattgaatcCAGCACAAGTATTTGATCTCATTGGTAATGGCCCTGGACCCGG GTTAAGGTTGTTTAGACATTTCAATCCGTTCAGAGTATTAGTATGTAGTGGTGATGGTTCTGTTGGTTGGGTACTTTCCGAAATTGATAGGCTAAACATGCAG GTGCAGTGTCATGTCGGTGTACTACCTTTAGGAACTGGTAATGATTTAGCAAGAGTATTGGGTTGGGGCGCATCTTGCGACGATGATGCTCATTTACCCCAAATAATGGACAAATATGAACGAGCCAGTACCAAGATCCTTGACAG ATGGAGTATAATGGTATATGAACGTAGCATTGACATTGGTAGTGGCACGAAACTCACAATGAATTCTGGGGTACAAGAGGGTATTAGTTTAGAATCAGCCATATCCACGtactacaattatattatgtctaatttgaacattattttgcAAACTGATGAACACGAAATAATTGTTAACACAGCCAA AGTGTTATGTGGTACTATCAAAGATTTTATTGTATGCATATCAGAAATTAGCAATGTTATCGGCAATactgaattcaatgatatgcGCCaagatttaaagtataaattagataaatttttaaaacttcttcaaaaagaagaatttaaaataacatatcagACCAAAATC gaaacagtacataataatgatttaaatgaagaaaacatgcaaattaatattgataaattaacaaataacaacgAAAAAGATACTGAAAATAAAGCCATCAAAAAA atgtataaaaagaaattactTGAAAGAGCTAATAGCCTTAAAAAATcagttacaaaattaattgaacattCTGGCAAGACAACTTTTCCTTCTACTATTTCAACTACACTTCCTACGTCACAACTG ctGTCACCAAGCatcgataataatttgaaCCTTCAACAGCTAACTCCTACATCTATTGCCAATCCTATATCGATTTCTCCTTTACCGATGTTAAGAAGAGAATCATCGTGTTCAacagaattaaatattgaatcatTACCTGCACCTGTGGAATTTTCTGATTGCCGCCAGGAAATAGTTTTGGATGATCAAAATGCTGT gatGTCTGAAGAAGATACAAGTACATATCAAACTTCACAGTATGATGATTTGAATAGTTATTGTCAAATATACGAaactgataaattaaaaaatgaatataaagaTCAAATTTGTGAATCACTAAAAACATATCCAGcatttaaaataagcgaaGAAGAATCTTTAGGGAATATTTGTCATATTGATTCGTCTGAAGCATCAGATGAGATACCAGATAGCTATAAAATGTGTGACAATAAGTGCCAAGCCTCTTCGTCTCGTTATAGTTTTCGGCAAGCATGTCGAGGACCATTTTCACGTCATCAgcccaaatttaattttggtgtAAACGAGTGTATGGAATCTGATGTAGATGTATCcaatttaatatcatcatcCCCAGAAGATGAAGAAAGTGATGACTTTCGTAAAGAGCTTATATTTGTAGAAAATAGTTCTAAGAAGTGTAGTATTGCACATTTCATTGAGGGAAATGACATTGCACGAAGATCAATTAAATGTCGTCATCTTAATAAGACATATAGTGACATGGAAGCTGAAATTGAATTAGggtttaaaaacataactaaGGAACCAGAAAAATGTAGTGTCAATGTGGGCTTAGAAGTACCAAATGAATCAAAATTTGATCcgcataaaaatgaaataaatgtcAGAATTCAAGGttctaattgtaatttaagtaCAAATGGTGATAATTCATACCTACTTCAAGATACTAAACCAGTGAGTGATGTTTTtgatgctgctgctgctgctgttgatgatgatgatgatgatgatgatgatgatgatgaattGCATAGTTTCAAAGGATTAAAAAGAAGTCAAACAATGGCTGGTCCAGCTGTGGTAATCAATCCTCCTTCTCCCCAAAATTTCTCTCCCAATAAATTGTGTGATGTTGAAGAGTCACATCTGGATTGTAGAAGAAATAGTTTTGATAGTTGTCGGAGAC tttctgCAGCGTCACCTATCATGTTGAATGCTTCACCTTTGCGATCTTCACATAGAATTTCTAGTAGTACagcattaaataatagaaatccTTCACCTACACCATGCTcagtacataattatacatcgTTTAAACGTAATAAACATTTACCAATCATTAATCCATTGGTTACTTTACCTACTTGGCCTa atgtaACAGAATCAAGCTTAATAAGTCAAGTGTTATTGGCTAATGCTGATGCTCTGTGTGCTCCTGCTGTGCCTTTGATGGACCCCGATGAGACACTGCT agaaggattttttgaaaaatgcattatgaataattacttTGGTATTGGCATAGATGCCAAGATCTCATTAGATTTTCACCATAAACGGGAAGAACATCCAGAAAAATGTAGGTCACGGACTCGAAACTATATGTGGTATGGAGTATTAGGAAGCAAACAGTGGTTACAG AAAACCTATAAAAATTTGGATCAAAGAGTTCAATTAGAATGTGATGGACAAAGAATTCCACTTCCTTCATTACAAGGAattgtaatacttaatattccTAG tttCATGGGCGGTACTAATTTTTGGGGTGGTACTAAAGAAGACAGAGTCTTTTTAGCTCCCAGTATTGATGATAGAATATTAGAAGTAGTTGCTGTGTTTGGAACTATCCAAATGGCTGCATCACGTTTAATAAACTTACAACATCATCGCATTGCCCAATGTACTACTgtgcaaattaatattatgg GTGATGAAGGGGTACCAATACAAGTAGACGGTGAGGCATGGGTACAGCCTCCTGGAATGATTCGTATAATTCACAAAAACAGAATGAAAATGTTATGCAGAAATAAGGCACTTGAATTGTCACTAAAATCATgggaagaaaaacaaaaacaaattaaacatcaaAGTAAACGCGCACACAGCCAATCACTTTGCAGATTTACTCCTTTAAGTCAAGATGAATGGACTATTCTAAACGAATTTTTAGAAGCCacaaaaaacttaattga gctGATTAgagaaatattacttaaacaaaaattatttaaaggagATGATGTGAAAAAGTTAACAGATATTACTAATgataacgtaaaaaaaatcagtatcaTTGAACATGAGACTAAGGAA AAAGAGTTACGATCAGTAGCAACtgatattgtattaagtacaaaatgtttacatgAAGAAACACTAACTATGATCAGAAATGCAGGAAAT gttTTTGATGGAAAATTTGTAGTTAAACTGTCGTTGGCATTTAACAAActtgaaattgaatttaaaaaatgtctaatatCATCAAAAGATTCTGAAGGAGATTATGATTCATCAtcatgttatgtttatttccTCAACAATACTTATGAAtcg gataAGTTGTGCCGTAAAGGACAGTTTTGGCAAAAGTTATGGAAAACTAATGTAATATCATCAAAACCACTCAGTCAAGATATATCTAACTGGAGCATAGTGGAGGTGGGAATTTGGCTTGAATCAGTCCAGTTGGGAGAATACATAGAAGTATTTGCCAACAATGATATTCGAGGCAAAGAATTATTGAACTTATCACGACGTGACCTTAAAGAAATTGGCATGACTAAAGTAGGGCACTTAAAACGCATACTTATGGCTGTTAAAGAATTAGGCACGATCCatgaaaatcattaa